The Propionispora hippei DSM 15287 genome includes a window with the following:
- a CDS encoding PilW family protein has translation MKLCRWSMAGISFLELLVGLLLSTLVMTAALPVGMQSLRLWQQHRQQIDSRQAARFAMDFMVRQLRYTSYIYLPVPNGREAGELDFQDPNLPNPSGGILYKKSVSFRLGNGAGTRMRTLYRSVPGTSQPVTEECIANLSFHRDPRMPQQVSIEFDIWEPVARQTVGHLRTVVYCPNLSLP, from the coding sequence ATGAAGCTCTGTCGTTGGTCGATGGCAGGTATCTCCTTTCTAGAACTGCTGGTAGGTTTGCTGTTGAGTACGCTGGTGATGACGGCCGCCCTGCCGGTGGGAATGCAAAGTCTCCGGCTTTGGCAGCAGCATCGACAGCAGATAGATTCCCGGCAGGCAGCCCGGTTTGCCATGGATTTTATGGTACGGCAGCTGCGTTATACCAGCTATATTTACCTGCCTGTTCCGAACGGCAGGGAAGCCGGTGAGCTTGATTTCCAGGACCCTAACCTCCCTAACCCTTCAGGGGGAATATTATATAAAAAATCAGTTTCCTTTAGGTTGGGAAATGGTGCCGGCACAAGAATGAGAACCCTTTACCGGAGTGTGCCGGGCACCAGCCAGCCGGTAACCGAGGAATGTATTGCTAATTTATCCTTTCATCGTGATCCCCGTATGCCGCAGCAAGTGTCCATTGAATTTGATATTTGGGAGCCTGTGGCCAGGCAAACTGTCGGACATTTGAGAACGGTCGTTTATTGTCCCAATCTTTCATTGCCATGA
- a CDS encoding late competence development ComFB family protein, whose protein sequence is MIVEVRNCMEDLVFEVLDEVIERNKDMCKCPKCRADIAAIALNFLPSRYIATARGEMYSKIKTLEQQFAIDIITAITYACQIVGKNPHHGRGE, encoded by the coding sequence ATGATCGTGGAAGTTAGAAACTGCATGGAAGACTTGGTGTTTGAAGTACTGGATGAAGTGATTGAACGGAATAAGGATATGTGTAAGTGCCCGAAATGCCGGGCGGATATTGCCGCAATTGCCTTGAACTTTTTGCCTTCCCGTTATATTGCTACTGCTCGGGGAGAGATGTATTCCAAGATTAAAACCTTGGAGCAGCAGTTTGCCATTGATATTATTACCGCGATTACCTATGCCTGCCAAATTGTTGGTAAAAACCCGCACCATGGACGAGGGGAATGA